Part of the bacterium genome is shown below.
AGAATTCCGCGTGTCTCTGTGGTTAGTAATTACAAATTACGAATGATCACTCCGCCAACAATTCTTTCACCAACTTATCCAATTTTCCCGTCGTGCCGAAAAGTTGATGGCGCAAAACACCTTTTTTATCAATAAGCAAGCTGGTCGGCGTGCCGTTCATGACGTAATTTTCAAATGTTTCAGCCGTGTATTCCTGTTGCAGAACGTAATCGCGTATCCGCGCGCGAATCCGCATCTGCTCGCCGTAGCTGAATCGTTCAAATTTCGGAATTTCATGTTCAATGATCTTGATAACTTTTTGATCGACGTGCTCCGCGTCGTGGGATACCAGATTATCCATCGCAACAGGAAATGGAATCATGTAGCGTAATTTATTACCGTCGAGCCAATCCCGTTTTTTCAGCGTGCTTAAAGTTTCACCGACAACCTCGCCGGTTTCCATTAGTCTTTTCAGGTTCTGCAGGTTATTCTTGTCAAAATCTTCGAAAGCGGTGGCGAGGCCTAAAACGGTGAACGGTTCCTCGCGATATTTTGCATACGCTTCAATCGCTTCCGGGAGTCCATAGAGAAAACAGCCGGGACAATTGACCTGAAATACTTCTACTAATACCACATTTCCGCGATGAGCGCTAATATTGGTCGGGCTGCCCTGCACCCATTCGGAAATTTTCAGATCCGGAGCCGGGCAATTCAATTTCATAGTCATGCGTTGCCTTGAGGTTATTTTATTTTTTCCAATGCGGTTTTTACTCTCGGTAACGCGGCTTCGATATCTTTTATTGACACCGCGCCGACCGACAAGCGGAACCAACCCGTATCGCCTTCATAACCGAATGCCTGAAAATGAACGACGCCAAATTGCGCTTCGTGAAGCAGATACTTCCGGATTTCTTCGTTGGTAGTAAAGACGCCGCC
Proteins encoded:
- a CDS encoding TlpA family protein disulfide reductase, which translates into the protein MTMKLNCPAPDLKISEWVQGSPTNISAHRGNVVLVEVFQVNCPGCFLYGLPEAIEAYAKYREEPFTVLGLATAFEDFDKNNLQNLKRLMETGEVVGETLSTLKKRDWLDGNKLRYMIPFPVAMDNLVSHDAEHVDQKVIKIIEHEIPKFERFSYGEQMRIRARIRDYVLQQEYTAETFENYVMNGTPTSLLIDKKGVLRHQLFGTTGKLDKLVKELLAE